The following coding sequences lie in one Phaeodactylum tricornutum CCAP 1055/1 chromosome 12, whole genome shotgun sequence genomic window:
- a CDS encoding predicted protein, producing MAFTFVLQVYVSTNEIAFVYQPIPMIGTRFTASESRIKTDDTWRATRKHSKQAIEYIASEPVPRPSIETLVTRQNVTGDVAWLLNLAVVGFPKCGTSFMMRYLGRHEEIAMLTDGEHCELSTGTQDSVLIKALMDGLPSGKIARGLKCPRQLESPRAMLSLSRYFPNTKIIVGVRHPVLWFESFYNFRQQRTWFNLLPAQELIGKCADLGPFENVASVCTERANFHEPLARLGKTSMQSADEQQYFSADAQNVSDNVDFSDKKIFLYDLAQLQDKDQDRSQLLLQDLQNFLQVTKPFQTMVAERQPVSNVTRIDICDPEYNRLREVLVDTGVKASRWIRRFFFHAKGVTVSSPKFLDQVLAKWEEDPCEERRAKSNSALSPPNRTTS from the exons ATGGCCTTCACATTTGTTTTACAAGTGTACGTTAGCACAAACGAAATAGCGTTTGTTTACCAGCCAATACCTATGATTGGCACGCGGTTTACTGCGTCAGAGTCCCGTATAAAGACAGACGACACCTGGCGCGCTACTCGCAAGCATTCCAAGCAAGCAATAGAATACATTGCGTCGGAACCAGTTCCTCGACCTTCGATCGAAACTCTCGTTACTAGACAAAACGTTACGGGGGACGTTGCGTGGCTCCTAAATTTGGCCGTGGTGGGATTCCCCAAGTGCGGCACATCCTTCATGATGCGCTATCTCGGTCGACACGAAGAAATAGCCATGCTGACTGACGGTGAACACTGCGAGTTGTCGACGGGTACACAAGACTCTGTCCTTATCAAGGCCCTGATGGATGGGCTTCCCAGCGGTAAGATAGCGCGCGGCTTGAAATGTCCGCGCCAGTTGGAAAGCCCCAGGGCCATGCTGAGCCTCTCCCGGTACTTCCCGAACACAAAGATAATTGTTGGAGTCCGACATCCTGTCCTTTG GTTTGAATCCTTCTACAACT TTCGCCAGCAACGCACTTGGTTCAACCTGCTGCCAGCACAGGAACTGATTGGAAAATGTGCGGATTTGGGGCCCTTTGAAAACGTGGCTTCGGTCTGTACCGAAAGAGCCAACTTCCACGAGCCTTTGGCTCGCTTGGGAAAGACGAGCATGCAGAGCGCAGATGAGCAACAATACTTTTCGGCCGACGCGCAGAATGTTTCAGACAACGTTGATTTCTCCGACAAGAAGATCTTTTTGTACGACCTCGCCCAGCTCCAGGACAAGGACCAAGATCGTTCTCAACTGCTTCTACAAGACTTGCAGAACTTCCTGCAAGTCACAAAGCCCTTCCAGACGATGGTGGCAGAGCGACAACCAGTCTCAAACGTAACACGCATTGATATTTGTGACCCCGAGTACAACCGTTTACGCGAGGTACTTGTGGATACTGGAGTGAAGGCGTCGAGATGGATTCGGCGATTTTTTTTTCATGCCAAAGGTGTGACGGTGTCGTCTCCCAAATTTTTGGACCAGGTGTTGGCCAAGTgggaagaagatccgtgcGAAGAGCGCCGGGCCAAGAGCAATTCCGCCCTGTCCCCGCCGAATCGGACTACCTCGTAA